The following DNA comes from Neofelis nebulosa isolate mNeoNeb1 chromosome 3, mNeoNeb1.pri, whole genome shotgun sequence.
tccccaactcctgtgctctctctctcataataaataaataaatattaaaacaaaacaaaacaaaataaaataaaatcatggcatTATTTCTATGTCATTTCATACAAACGGaccatgttcttttaaaatcttgCATATTATTTCATCACGAGGCTGAAACATAATCTATTTAACCGATTCTTTGTGAAAGtttatattgtttctttgtttcacaGACAGGCTTCAATGAACATTTCTATATAGCTATTTTTTTGGCATATACCTTCCCGAATGTAATCAAACTGTAAAATACCAGCTCCAAGCCGACTGTCTTGCATTCAAAAGGCACTCAATAATATTTGCAGGCTTGGATTCAACCATCTCTCGGCTTCCGCTTAGGAAATAGCAAGAATGTGTTGCTGGGCGCCGTGTGGTGGGGCATTTGCCATGAAAACGTGAATGAGAAGAGAGTAAACAGACAACAGGTGGGAGAAAATACCActggggaaatgtaaatcaaaccacactgagacaccacGTCGTGCCCACGGGGATGGCGATCACCAAACAGACAGTAGGGAGCGTCGGGGAGCTTGCGGAGAGGTTGGGGCCTCGAACCAGCAATCAGAGACCCATCTTAAGGTAACTAAGTGTGACTGAAAAGTTCCATCATCACATTACAAGAATTTCATTGAGCTGAAAACCAAAAGGAACCAAATGGAAATACGAGGACTGCAACATACAACCCCTGAAATTAAGAACTAAAATAATGAGTTTATGAGTAAACTCAATGCTCCCGAAAAGCATCAACTAGAAGATGGGTTAGGAAGGAATATTCGAactgaagggcagagagagaaaaaagatggaaaataatgaaaaccagACTTCAAAATACATTGGATATGGTAAAAAGCCCTACCATGTGTAGCGAGGGTTATATTTCTCACACCTCAGTGACAGGAGGGAAAAGGGACGGTCCCTCCCTTGCTGGCTGAGGCACAGTGAGAAACACTGGTTATTGCCTTGGCTTTGGAAGCAGGTGACAGTGCTACGGAAAGGCATTCTTCAATATCTGTTAAGAATCAACAACATCTCCACTCGGGGCCAGTACGCCCCCAGTTCTCTGAGCTCTTGCATATAAACAGGAatttataaatgaatggaaataacCATAGATCCAACAACAGGGGAATGAACATCGCACCCAGCCGATAGATtaccacacaggaaaaaaaaaattgggtacAAAGGCTACGAAGCAATGTGGACATGAGACTTAGTATAAATGCATCTGATTATACAGAGACTGCACGGGAAAGGAGCCAGAAATTACATCACAATGTTGATGATGTGTTTTCCATCCATCAGCTTGTCAAAAACATGTAAAGTGTGATAACATTCGGGGTACCAAGTGTGGGCAAACACTACACTCATTTATTCTTGGTGGAAGCATAAATGATGTAGTCACTTTGGAGGGTTCTTTGCCTTTATGTTTCAAAGTCAATTATGTACATATCCTTTGACCCAGTAATTATTCTGCTAGAACGTTACCCTTTGCATACGTAGCAGAAACATATCCTAAGACAGGGGTATAGAAAGGTTCACTGAGCTTTGTTTgtaaagcaaagaaacagaaacaattcGGATTTCCATAAACAAAGAATTGGTTAAATAAGTTATGGTTTGGcctcttgaaaaaataatatgccagattttttaaaaatgaggtcagTCTGTAGGTGTTGATATGGaaatattaccaatatttttattaaatgataaaaatcaaggTGCAGAATATTTTGGGGTGGTATAATTTCACTTTTGTGTATGCATCCATACATATACTAAATATGAGTAGATAAGGCTGAAAAAAATACTGGAGGTCAGAAGGGGTTGGGGCCAAAGGGGGACacgaactaattttttttttgcattttaagaaaatagcTAATTATAGATCTACATGCACTTGTAAGTAATAATACAgagaattttggggcgcctgggtggcacagtcggttaagcgtccgacttcagccaggtcacgatctcgcggtccgtgagttcgagccccgcgtcgggctctgggccgatggctcggagcctggagcctgtttccgattctgtgtctccctctctctctgcccctcccccgttcatgctctgtctctctctgtcccaaaaataaaaaataaaaaacgttgaaaaagaaaaaaaaattttaataatacagaGAATTTTGCCCTGTTTTTGCCAAGGGGagcattttgtaaaattattGTATGTTACAACATTATCATGTCATTTATACTGACGCTGGTATAATCTTCCAATATTACTCAGGTTTCTTCAGTTCTACtcgtactgtgtgtgtgtgtgtgtgtgtactaagttctatgcaattttatcacCCGTGAACATTCACGTCTCCATCATGATGGACAAGACAATGAACAGTGGACACTGGCTTCATTCCTACAGAGGAAGGACTTTTATTTACGTAACAGTTGAAAAGCTGTTAGACTTTTTAGGAAACCATTAACGCGTATTTACCACCTTTAGATGGAACAGAAGTCAGCTGGGTGGAGGGATTCCTTCCCCACACCGTTCTTTACTTGAGACATCTAATAAATACTAGCAAAAACCGCTGGGAATGGTGACGTCTTGCCTGATTCTTCTATTCTCAAAACTCCCTGGAGCCTGGGAACGTTTCATTCACAGGCGGGAAAGAACCTGCGGGCCCAGCCTACCTCGCCCTTGAGCTGGTCCCGGAGGCGGGTGGCTTCCCCATGTGACACCTGCAGTACCCGGTGGGCAGAAGCCTGGTCTCTGAGCTGGCACCGCAGGGTCAGCACCTGGTGCTGGAGGTGCCCAATGCACAGCCTGAGGTCCTCTTTGGGGGTGTCTGTCTCCGTGCCCTGCAGCGGCGGAAATCACAGATCGCGTGAAATGCTTAGGTTAGCTTATCTTCCAAAGCAACTTGCCTTAGCAAACAAACAGGATCcgttttctttcttaattctttttctgcctacgttttttttctcaagtgaaaatttttagaaaataaagtggcAGAAGTCACCCCACATCCTATTAGCCAGAGTAATCATTGTGATCATCCGTGTATTTTCTCCAGTCTTTCTGCTATGCCCTTCCttacgcatgtgtgtgtgtgtgtgtgtgtgtgtgtgtggcccatGCTGGGAATCAGGGTGTTGGGGGCGTCTAGAGAATTAGAGAATAACATTCTCGAGTGTGATTTTCAAGAGAcacatgtatctatctatatcttttgcatatattttcaaaaatacgtAAAATGGCATGGCATTCCAGAATCTATTTCAATCAATTTCGGTCACCACGCCGCtgaaaaaaagtataatgaatgGAATTTAAGGTTCAAATCCAATTACGAGATGCTTATCACATTAAAGCATCatctgttgaggggcgcctgggtggcacagtcggttaagcgtccgacttcagccaggtcacgatctcgcggtccgtgagttcgagccccgcgtcaggctctgggctgatggctcggagcctggagcctgtttccgattctgtgtctccctctctctctgcccctcccccgttcatgctctgtctctctctgtcccaaaaataaataaaaaacgttgaaaaaaaaatttttaaaaaagcatcatcTGTTGATATAAAAGAGGATACTGCATTTTCCCCACTTTTCTTAAACCAGTACCTAATTGTCTCTCACTCTTTTTGGGTCAGACATGGGCAGCTTTCATATGGACGTTATGGGAACCTTCTGGGAGGCAGAAAGGCGGGAAGGAGAGGTAATTTAGCACTCTGGGAAGGGTGATTAAATGACAGTGATGCTACGTCCCCTGATGGTTCTGGACTCTACGGTTTTATTTTCTAGTAACTTCTATACGGAGACACGTACACtcaggcacgcacacacacacattcttttctacATAACATTGAACACACCATGTATTTTGCATCCTGCTTCTCCCCTTTAATACCATGCCATGAGCGTTTTTCCAAATTAGTAAAGAATACTGAAAACACTGTGTTAGCACACGGGAAGCCTTCTGCACCGTGCTGGAGGTGCAGGTCATTCTAAGATTCTGCTGCTGTAACCGAGGCCGTGATAGAGACTCTGACACACGGCTCCTGCCCAGACTCTGAGCCCTTCCGTGGGATCACCAGGGAGGGGGTTTTCTGGGTCCAGGACCCAGAGTATCAAGAAGCTCCCAGTTCCCATGAGAAAGTGGCCTGTGAAGGAGCAAATCTGCTAATCACGGCTCCATTCGCGGGAGCCCAGGAGCTCGAGGCTTCCCGGACCCTCGTCCTCACTGGGGTGGTCCACCTTCCAACTAAGGCAGCCGCCCTGGGAATCTGAGGCCTGGGAAGGCCATGCCTGCCTTGCGCTCCTGGCCCCGGGTTGTGAGCCATCCTGccgggagaagagagagaacaccGTGTTGAGGACACAGCCTGCCCCACGGCTGATGAGGCCTCCGCCTCGTTAGCAAGGAATCCGAGAGCAGGATGTGGTTTTCTTCTAATTAATAGAAATTCACAGAGCGTGGGCCTGAGACGCACAGGCTGGGCCCTGTCAGGAACAGATGGGTTCTCCGGATGGCTCCATGGAATCCGGCCCTAAGACTTGCAAAACAACTTGGCCTTTCTGGGAAGTTTggtgcctttgctgtgtcccccccccccggccccccctcccctccaggactTGGACGAGGGCTTTGCCCCAAGGATCCTGAGAGAAAACCCCCCGTGCGTTCTAAAGAGAATGCACGTGTGGGGTGGGGGCCAGCAGCCTGGTGAACGGCCCCCGTGACCCACTTGTTCCCTAACAGACTATCGGCACAGGCTCCAGCCACACGCCGTACTTGGGCTGAGAGCCACGGTGCACACGGCCCTCTGGGAGCTCTGTCTGCAGGGGGGGACTGGCAGGGTGTGGTAAGGGGAAGGCCAGGAGGCACTGAACCAGAGGCACCCACTGCCATCCAGGCAGGCGGTGACGAACGTGTCACAGCTGCTCTGTGGGCGGGTCAAGGGCCACACAAACCTGTAGCATTTGCCGATTTCCGTGGTGTAAAGGTCCCCACTGTGAGCCACGACACGCTATGAAAATGGCATCACGCCTCCACCCTGAGGCCGTCCTGGGGTGCCAGGAGGAGATGCCCCCCAAAAGAAGACCCCACAGATGAGCCACAGGTCCCAGGAGGAAGTGGGgtcgaggaggggcagagcaaggacGCCAGCGTGCAGAGGGTAGGGCGTATGCAGCAGTAGCCAAGGCTCCCGGGCTCACGATCCGCCAGGAGGAAGGTGGAGTTCACACCAAGtgcaagaggaagagacagacggGTTTGAAGCAAAAGAACAACCCGATCGGGTTTTGACTCCGGATGATGGAAAGGGGAGGCTtcctcatgctctgcctcttgtCCATCCACAAACCTCATTTCTTTCAACTCTGGTTCTTGTCCGGAATCCTCCCTTCTTTCAGCTCCAAATTCCTCCGCTCTGGCATCGTGTCTTGGCATCATCTCTTGACTGCAAAGTCGTCTTGACTGTTCCCCTGCATCCCCCTGGCCCTTTGCCTCACAGCACACAGTGAtctttttacaaaagaaattgaaccaTGTTGTTCTCCTGCTTAAAACCCGCCAGCGGCTTCCCATTGCACGTACAAAGGATCCCAACGGGGGCCTGCAGGCTGTCCCCCCTCTGCCCCGTCTCACACCACACCCACCCTTGCCCACGTGATCCCACCACGCTGGCTCCTCTGTTCTTCCAGTGAGCCAGGctcactcctgccccagggccttgccACTTACTTCCCCCTCTGCCTGAAAAGCTCTCTGCCTGTTGTTCCTTCCCCACCTTGAAATGCTTAGCTTGATATGCCTTCCTTCCGAGTCCAGTCCCTAGCAGGTCTCACTGGCTGAGATTGGACAGCTACAGAATCTGGAGAAATGCATAAAGCAATTCTTTGCAAGCATTGAGTGGCAGCCGAGGCAGGGCTACAATCCTGGAGGGAAAGGATGTACATCAAGGTGAGCTCCATTTCTCCCTGGATTTCTCTCTGGAGCATTTTCCAAAGCCTGGGTCAGGAGTGGAGCCCAGGCCGTGTGGTGGTCCTGCTAGATGGAGGGCTCAGAGGCTGGGGTTCAGAGGCGCTCTGATATCTGGGTCTGGGGAACAAAGTAACAGGAAGGAGAGAGCCTGGCACTGCCCTGGAAATGCCCCCTTGGGTCCTTGGCTGAATCCTAAGCTGAGCAGCAGAGTGTGGGACTCTGGGGCCTCGCAAAGGAGAGCAACTGGTCGGCCAATTGCTGAAGAGACTTCAGCGGTCGCACACTGTCACCAAGTTGGCAGACTTTTGGCCAAGCCCCAGTTGAGTGTCCTCGGCAAATACTCAGGGGCCTCAGCTGCTACCACTGAAAGTCCGGGACCCAGGAGCAAGGTCCACACCATAGGAGGACAATCAGGCCCTAGGACTGGGTTGAAACTCACATACACCTGCACAGGAATGATACGGTCTGCTGATCATCCCACTACCTGCCAGAAGAAGACACACTCAACATCCTTTAGAGGGAGCTAATAATCAGGAGTCTCTACCACATCTCATCCTACACGATGTCCAAcataaaaaagtttttgaaaattaccAGACACATGAAGAAGATGGAAAATGGGACTTAACCAAGAAACAAACAGACCCAGAGATATCTAGCTATTGGCATTAGCAGACAAGACCTTCAAAATATAGgaaagattggggtgcctggggctcggttggttaagcatctcacttcagctcaggtcatggtctcatggtttgtgggtttgagccccacgtcgggctctgtgctgacagcttggagcctggaacctgcttcggattctgtgtctccctctctctctgcccctgccctgctcgcaccctgcctctctctgtctctcaaaaatgactaaatggtaaaaaagattttttttttaatataggaaagatagacaaaatgaatgaaaagatgggGGTATTTCAATAGAGAATCAGAATCTGTTTAAGAAGGATAAAATGGATATTCTAGAGCcgaaaaatagaacaaatgaaattaagaacTCATAGGATGGAATTATCAGAAGATAGGACACAAGAGAACACAGGATTAGTGAACTAAACACAGGTCAATAGAAAATCCAAACTAatgcacaaatattttttaaaaaggaagaaacagaacagttTCCAAAGATGTGGGATAGAGTCAAAAACTCTGGATAtccaggaaatgagagaaaaataggaCAGAGCaacatatttgaataaataacGACCCCAAATTCTCCACATTTGATAAAAAAAACCCCTTGAGTCTACCATTTTAAGACGCTCACAAAAATGcaagcaggataaatataaataaaaccacaccaggcacatcatagtcaaattgccaaaagccaaagataaaaaggaaatcttaaagCAGTCAGAGACAAAATAACACAtgcatttcagaaaaacaaaaccaagcaaaaaaaaaaaaaaaaaaaagaactagaataaaAACACAACCAATTTTTGAACAGAAGCTATGGGAGCCAGAAGGCAATGAAATGAGATCTTCCAAGGGCCAAAAGAGGGGGAAATATCTGCCTACCTAAAATTCGAAATCCAGATCCTCACCAGAAGAAACAACCAAGTtcttcagacagaaggaaaacaGATCCCCACGACTGAATGCACAGCACAGAAACGTGAGGACATATGGGGAAACGTAGATCATTGCTTGCTttaaacaacaacagtaacaatgCCTCGTGACATTTATTAGACAGAGACATAATATATAtgctaaaaatgaagaaaagaagaaagaggaatggagataaactattaaaatttttgcATTCATCATTAATAATTATTCACTTATTTGGGACTTCTGCATTACGTGGTAAACGTACTAATGTAAggtacatttaaataattaacagGTACACTTTGAAACCTCTAGGGCAAATACTGAAAGAATGAGGAACAGAATGAGCTAacggagaagaaaaatgaataatagaaaatatttatgaataccaaaagcaaaggccagaaaggagaaacagaacagaacagacagAACAAAAACCCAATTCTTCATCACATGCATGAAATGTACGTGGACCGAACACCTGAACTGAAAAGCAGAGGCTGTGGAACTGAGCTAAGCGAAAACACACCAGTCACGTGCTATTTCGAGGATGCCCATGGGTTGAATGCAAAAGGATGAATGGTGTACAAGAAGTTGAAGATTCCATGAAAACACTAAGGGAAAGAAGCTGATGTGCCTACTTTAAGGTCAAAGTATAATTTGGGCAAGAAGGCTGAGAGATAACGAGGGACCCTTCATCACGATCAAAGAATCAAGTCAGCAGGAAAACGTAATTTTAAGTCTGCGTGTATCTTATAAATAGTTtccacgggcacctgggtggctcagtcggttgagcgtctaacttcggctcaggtcacgatctcacagtttcacgagtttgagccccgcattgggctctgcgtggacagcaagGAGctgacttcagatcctctgtcctctcttgttctctctctctctctctctcaaaaataaataaacgttaaagaaaatttccaaatatatgagtcaaaactaatataacgccaagaagaaatacacaaatgCACACTCAGAGATTGCAAACGTATCTGTGTAAATAACAAAACACATGGACAAAATGTTGGTGAAGACACAGAATATCTGATTAGCACAATTAACCACCTTAGACTGATCACAATCCTCAAGAACTCTGGAATATTCACTCCTTACAAGGACCTCCAGGATACCTACCAAAATAGACTATAACCTGGTCGCTAGAACAAATTCAAACTTTAAAACAACTGAAACAATATAGTGTATGTTTTCTGACCGCAGTGAAATAAAACTACAAATCAGTAACGAAAACATAACCAAAAAAGTCAGCAGGTGCTTGGGAACTCAGCAACACGTTTCTGAATAACCCATGGGCCAAGAGAGATGCCGCAAACAGGAATTAGAAACTACTTTGAACCAAATAGACATAAagcacaacatatcaaaatgtgGGGAACGTAGCTGAAACAGTGCTCAGCGAGCATTGCAAAGACTTAAGTGCACAGATCACAAAAGAAGAACCTGCTGAAAATCAACGATCTAAGCTTTCAACACAAGACGCAAGAAAAAGAGCAGCCAACTAAGTCAaaacaaaggggaagaaagggagcgATTCTGTAAACAGAATCCGGTGAAATAAAAGACagacataaaatgaagaaaatcagcaaaacccaAAGAGAATCCTTTGCCACGAATGACAAAActgctgcagagagagagagagaatatgggtCAAAGGGCTCAACGCTAGATGTCTTAACAGATATGCAAGACCACCGTGAGAGTGATGAGCATTTCTTCCTGCGATTCCTAAACATCGATTACCGTCCACACGTGTGGACAGTGACCCGGGGAAGCCCACGTCTTGGCCAAATCACAGACGTGGTTAAGCACAGAGCTGGGTTTGACCTCAGAGTGAGTCCTAAAGCCCCTGTTCTTTCCATTGTCCCTTTCAAGacccaatgcagagcctgatggaggtgTTAGCCAACCTATGGTGGTGATCGTATTGAAACATATAAATGTTTCAAGTCAACACGTTGTGCACCTTAAGCTTATacaatgttctatgtcaattatatctttaaaagagagagagaaaagagagagagagactcaatgTGAAGAATTAGGACCTGGACTGCTTGAAAATCTCCTGGATCTGAAAAtatgagctcttttttttaaaaaacaaaagaatttttttaatgtttacttattttttgagagagagacagagtatgagcgggggaggggtagagaaagggaggcacagaatccgaagcaggctccaggctctgcgctgtcagcacagagcccgacgcggagcgtGAACCCAcgatctgcgagatcatgacctgagctaaagctggacgcttaaccgactgagccacccaggcgccgctgaaAACGTGAGCTCTGATGTCAAAGTTGAACACGGCCCCCTCCGCCGCCATCCCACCCGACACCCGTCTAAACAGCCTGAGCAGAGGGCAGGCTTGTGTCTCAGGTTGTGCACAGGAAGGGGCCGTCCGGGTGGGAGTCCACCCTTCCTGCGACCTGACGGCCCAAGTTATTTAAAGTTCCCTGTGCCCGCGTTCTCGCATCTGCTAAATGGGGATGATGATCGTCCCTCCTCCGAGGGCTGCTGGACACTCACCTGAGGAAAGGGGACGCTCCGCACTCTAGAAAGTTAGCAAGATGATGAGAAGGCACCGATTCCAGATCAACCTACCTGGGGGCCGTTGCTTGCCCTCAGAGCTCGCCCTGGGTCTGCAGAACACCGTggtcttttctcctccttttccaaaCCTCAGCACTTCCCCCCACCAGCGACGAGGCAGCTGAATTGCCATCATTTCTGGAATTCTCCATGCGTAAGGAAGGCCCCATCCACCTGCCAGCCAGACCTGGTTTCTCCTCCAAGGGCGGCCCGTGGGCTTCTGCGGTCAGTTGCCCTGACAGCTGAGTCACCTGCACCCCCCTTTCCACAGCACCCCCCTTGCCCCCCGCCATCTTGCTCTCCCCCTGCGGACCCTCCTCCGCTCTCACCAAGCGGCCCCCAGCTGTGCTGGCCCCCAACGCGACTTCTGTCTCCAGGACGCGGATCCTGCTCAGAAGATGGGCGTTCTCCCCCCTGAAGGCCTGGACCGTGTCTTCTACCCCCAGCATCACACCCTTCATCAGCTCTTTGGAAGTGACCCCGAGCTCCGAGATCAGCGCCTTGAGCTCCCGGTTTTCCATTGTGATGTGCTCCATCACACCCTTGGATTTTCTGGCGCTCTCGGCCGTGGCTCTCTGAAGCTGGGCCAGGCGCCCTTTCAGCTGCTCGTTCTCCTCTTCGAGCTCGGAAATTTTGCCGTAACTTTTCCCATTGCAGTCTTCCAGGTCAGAAATGACCTGCCGGTATTGGGCCAGCTCCCTCTTCAAGTGCGCGATGTCTCCTAGCAGCATGCTGTTGTTCTGTTCGAGGGCCGCGATCTCTGTCacagttctctccctctcttcctcgaGGGCGCACGCTTTTTGACGGCATCTCTCTCGGTCGCCCCGCAGCTCGGCGTTGTCACGTAAAACTTGGCTTCTCTCTCGTTTCAGCCCAGAAATGAGCTGGTGAaaccttctcctctcttcttcaaGGGCTCTCAGTGGCTGAGAGGGCTGGTTCCCACCCAGCTCGGAGGGCCACTCTGGACCCGGACCCACGTCGTCTAAATCAGGCACCATCCCTGGGAGAGCGGTGCTGGTCCCCAGGACCTCCGTCCCACCTGGTCCGACCTCTTCGCCGGTCCCCCCAGGTCTGACCTCTCTGGCCAAACAAATATCCGAGCCCTGGTTTGCCAAAGCCTGCTGGGAGTGAGCATTCTCCGGGGGGCTGTGCTGTTTCCGAGCCAAGCTCTTGCTTCCTCCAGCCGGTGTGGAGGTTGGCCACcattgccccccgcccccacgctgCAGGATGGAGAGTTGCTGGGAAGAAgcttctgcctccttcccaaATTCGTCTCTTCTGAGCTCAGACCTGTCAGGTTGTTGGCTCAGAGCCCACGGATCACTGGTAGGTTCGGTTCCCCTGGGTGGAAAGGCCGATCGGGGAGACAGTGTCAGACCTCCCTCCGCCACCGGGGAGAGCGTTTCCTGGTGCTCACGTTCCTCGGGGCCAGGCTCCCCTGGGACATCCCTGTGGCCCAGACGAGCCCCTTCTAGACGCGgtgctttctcctccttctctccttgcctttGGTCCCCAGGGCTTTCCTCTTGCAGATTCAGAGCATTTGCAGACCACACGAGTGTTTCCTCCTCGCCCTGCCCTGCAAGGAGCTGAGTGCCTCCTGGACTTGGCCTCTGGGAGCCCTGGGCCCTGGCTGGGggggcctcttcctcctccagtgacgaaagccctccctccctccgcctcctACTCAGGGGTGCGGGACCATCAGTTGACACGGAGGCCTCCTCCTGCAAAAGAGGCCATGGGAGCTTTGGCCTGGGCCAAGGGCAGGAGACAGAGGCCTGGGATTCTGAGGCCCCGTTCTCGACCGGCTCGCCCTCTGGGGCTCTGACGCCGTCCCCCGGGCTCGGGTTGTGTCGGATTTCCTGACTTAGCTTGCTCTCGTCACCAAGGtctgcctccttcctgccccgACTCCTCCTCGCCCCCTGCTCCTCGGTTCTCCACTCTGGgggccctcctccctccttccaagcGCCTTTCACACTTGACTTGAACTTGTGACTTGAGATCTGGGGGGGCTCGTGGCAGAGGGAGGCATTCTGGCCCCTTCTCCAGTGGGGATTCCGGCAGGTGGGTCCTCCGGCTCTAGGAGCAGGTGGGAACCTGGCATCCAGCGTCTGTCGCATCTGGGATTCTTGTGGAGAAGCCTCCTGGAGCAGGAGCAGTGGCGGCAGGGAAGGGGGGTCCCCGGCCGGCCCCCAGGGAGGGAGTGTGGACATCTGCACCAGGACCTGGGCAGCTGCTAGCCTCTGCTCTGAAATCCCGGCCAGCTCCACGGGGAGGAGTGAGCCATCCCTGTACTGGCCGGGGGGGCAGCCACAGATGAGGAGAAAAGTCTGCGCATCCAAGCTGGGCTCAGCCGGAGTCCGCTAgggatgggaagagaagagaagggaaggtgtGAAGCAGCCCCTGCCTCTCTTTAGTCCCCCACACCTCTCAGACCTCATCTCCTGATGCTCTTGGTGCTTCCTCACCCAGCCACACAGGCCTCCCTAGCACACCAAGCCTGGtgccaccccagggcctttgcacctgctcttccctctgcccagaatgtcCCTCCCCAGATCCCCTCGTGGC
Coding sequences within:
- the C3H4orf50 gene encoding LOW QUALITY PROTEIN: uncharacterized protein C4orf50 homolog (The sequence of the model RefSeq protein was modified relative to this genomic sequence to represent the inferred CDS: inserted 1 base in 1 codon; substituted 1 base at 1 genomic stop codon); translation: MHAMEPAARGRTEKSFSYVVRAPGSDGFDAMNVDVKIDTCWVFQDVEDGGEEPGCRPAAGSPDTDAGVLRKQLESSEQKLLAAVDKHVMSESRLRSRIQELELSERQLLQSVDQLNARVLQERSDAARAQEKLQALRDELASQVLEKERAARRQRWRLRRLRERLRRKDEALGRQAAALERCRGTQRRQLALVREQERGLREQVRRLERDVRRLCHAAGLLLAELDAPAARGPRGLGAAGPGGEAEELRALRARAERGERERDEAARRLREQRATERRLRGQLEDLRCCIYELKLSEIGLQGQVEDLAQQNRSLREELGAQAPGESARSTASAGQCSPDALSQLQDEPLALPGEGALDACRSRGLQTTLCSHGAPGPRSSAGQPSEACCSRDRVGAGRGPYVVVAGLEATDETLEDVTGSDRGRRTPAEPSLDAQTFLLICGCPPGQYRDGSLLPVELAGISEQRLAAAQVLVQMSTLPPWGPAGDPPSLPPLLLLQEASPQESQMRQTLDARFPPAPRAGGPTCRNPHWRRGQNASLCHEPPQISSHKFKSSVKGAWKEGGGPPEWRTEEQGARRSRGRKEADLGDESKLSQEIRHNPSPGDGVRAPEGEPVENGASESQASVSCPWPRPKLPWPLLQEEASVSTDGPAPLSRRRREGGLSSLEEEEAPPARAQGSQRPSPGGTQLLAGQGEEETLVWSANALNLQEESPGDQRQGEKEEKAPRLEGARLGHRDVPGEPGPEEREHQETLSPVAEGGLTLSPRSAFPPRGTEPTSDPWALSQQPDRSELRRDEFGKEAEASSQQLSILQRGGGGQWWPTSTPAGGSKSLARKQHSPPENAHSQQALANQGSDICLAREVRPGGTGEEVGPGGTEVLGTSTALPGMVPDLDDVGPGPEWPSELGGNQPSQPLRALEEERRRFHQLISGLKRERSQVLRDNAELRGDRERCRQKACALEEERERTVTEIAALEQNNSMLLGDIAHLKRELAQYRQVISDLEDCNGKSYGKISELEEENEQLKGRLAQLQRATAESARKSKGVMEHITMENRELKALISELGVTSKELMKGVMLGVEDTVQAFRGENAHLLSRIRVLETEVALGASTAGGRLVRAEEGPQGESKMAGGKGGAVERGVQVTQLSGQLTAEAHGPPLEEKPGLAGRWMGPSLRMENSRNDGNSAASSLVXGKCXGLEKEEKRPRCSADPGRALRASNGPQGTETDTPKEDLRLCIGHLQHQVLTLRCQLRDQASAHRVLQVSHGEATRLRDQLKGELEELQRKQHEANSAVAPLKAKLASLVQKCQERNRLITHLLRELHRHGAEDHLLSETARGMVDDVALAEYAAAFLAPALPETSHHLDVESETAAAVRAQKHLPKPKTDSVIIQRPLHSESWPVPEAEWPAQNTARPDSPKLPPPSGPTPGPGACPCPAAAAVEPACPARRPQGEGGLSCPVLRADDPPPPSELLSPARILAFHKELTRSIRSNAQVHRSPLEL